A region from the Lysobacter antibioticus genome encodes:
- a CDS encoding DUF3413 domain-containing protein — translation MDDLAARQAFTVRRALAWLTGFTLTNAAAAIAIAGFNIPFGHLAEHWKAALFLTVALPGHFLFFGALLGVVPLLLGWIGRRMRWMTVAAVILQAAWICLLVADAKVFALYRFHLNAMVANMVFGGAMQDQVVFSGAVWGLIAVAVGSVLVLEILAAWLWWQALARRPGTIRIVKAWWIAAAVMLFGQGMVAYADARGDRAVMSQLPYIPWAQPITLKDALHRFGVGNDESARLPSEGEGLLAYPRRPLQCEAQPKLNVVVILLESLRYDVLTPEVMPNTWRYAQQSLNFEDHYSAGNATRFGVFGLLYGLPGGYWHKMLAEQRGSALIGQMKRDGYGMHIYGSAPLYNPEFDRTAFSEVREHIVNGPRERKSAERDQTILERLQADIVATPADERFFGFVFLDSPHQPYYMPKGYVSPFQPMAKEINVFEFGPDHDPTPEFNRYRASVHYSDQLIGRFLARLRASPFADNTVVVITGDHGEEFNDLKQNYWGHNGNFSDFQLRTPFVLHWPGKTPRKIAHTTSHEDLVPTLMRHALGCRNDSADYSTGRDLFGPGQPSRPLLVESWSQRGIRQGDRIYLFDNYGAATVVDRQYRPLPEAKVDPAAVKSSWEMLTRFQQR, via the coding sequence ATGGATGACTTAGCCGCCCGCCAAGCCTTCACGGTGCGTCGCGCCCTGGCCTGGCTGACCGGGTTCACCCTGACCAACGCGGCGGCGGCGATCGCGATCGCCGGGTTCAACATCCCCTTCGGCCATCTGGCCGAGCACTGGAAGGCGGCGCTCTTCCTGACCGTGGCCCTGCCCGGACACTTCCTGTTCTTCGGCGCCCTGCTCGGCGTGGTGCCGCTGCTGCTGGGCTGGATCGGCCGGCGCATGCGTTGGATGACCGTCGCCGCGGTGATCCTGCAGGCGGCCTGGATCTGCCTGCTGGTGGCCGACGCGAAGGTCTTCGCCCTGTACCGGTTCCACCTCAACGCCATGGTCGCGAACATGGTGTTCGGCGGCGCGATGCAGGACCAGGTGGTGTTTTCCGGTGCGGTGTGGGGGCTGATCGCCGTCGCGGTCGGCTCGGTGCTGGTGCTCGAGATCCTGGCGGCCTGGCTGTGGTGGCAGGCGCTGGCGCGCCGACCGGGCACGATCCGCATCGTCAAGGCCTGGTGGATCGCGGCCGCGGTGATGTTGTTCGGACAGGGCATGGTCGCCTACGCCGACGCCCGCGGCGACCGCGCGGTGATGTCGCAGCTGCCCTATATCCCGTGGGCGCAACCGATCACCCTGAAGGATGCCTTGCATCGCTTCGGCGTCGGCAACGACGAGTCCGCGCGCCTGCCGAGCGAGGGCGAAGGCCTGCTGGCGTATCCGCGCCGGCCGCTGCAGTGCGAGGCCCAGCCCAAGCTCAACGTGGTGGTGATCCTGCTCGAATCGCTGCGCTACGACGTGCTGACCCCGGAGGTGATGCCGAACACCTGGCGCTATGCGCAGCAGTCGCTGAACTTCGAGGATCACTACAGCGCCGGCAACGCCACCCGCTTCGGTGTGTTCGGCCTGCTCTACGGCCTGCCCGGCGGCTACTGGCACAAGATGCTCGCCGAACAGCGCGGCTCGGCCCTGATCGGGCAGATGAAGCGCGACGGCTACGGCATGCACATCTACGGCAGCGCGCCGCTGTACAACCCGGAATTCGACCGCACCGCGTTCTCGGAAGTGCGCGAGCACATCGTCAACGGCCCGCGCGAACGCAAGAGCGCCGAACGCGACCAGACCATCCTGGAACGCCTGCAGGCCGACATCGTCGCGACGCCGGCCGATGAGCGTTTCTTCGGTTTCGTGTTCCTGGATTCGCCGCACCAGCCTTACTACATGCCCAAGGGCTATGTCTCGCCGTTCCAGCCGATGGCGAAAGAAATCAACGTGTTCGAATTCGGGCCGGATCACGATCCGACTCCGGAGTTCAATCGCTACCGCGCCTCGGTGCATTACAGCGACCAGCTGATCGGCCGTTTCCTCGCCCGGCTCCGGGCCAGCCCCTTCGCCGACAATACGGTGGTGGTGATCACCGGCGACCACGGCGAGGAATTCAACGACCTCAAGCAGAATTACTGGGGCCACAACGGCAACTTCTCCGACTTTCAGTTGCGCACGCCGTTCGTGCTGCACTGGCCGGGCAAGACGCCGCGGAAGATCGCCCACACCACCTCGCACGAAGACCTGGTCCCGACCCTGATGCGGCATGCGCTCGGCTGCCGCAACGACAGCGCCGACTACAGCACCGGCCGCGACCTGTTCGGTCCGGGGCAGCCGTCGCGCCCGCTGCTGGTCGAAAGCTGGTCGCAGCGCGGCATCCGCCAGGGCGACCGGATCTATCTGTTCGACAACTACGGCGCCGCCACGGTGGTCGACCGCCAATACCGCCCCCTGCCCGAGGCCAAGGTCGACCCGGCCGCGGTCAAGTCTTCCTGGGAAATGCTGACGCGGTTTCAGCAGCGTTGA